In a single window of the Tigriopus californicus strain San Diego chromosome 2, Tcal_SD_v2.1, whole genome shotgun sequence genome:
- the LOC131892785 gene encoding RB1-inducible coiled-coil protein 1-like isoform X1, protein MLHVFLVDTGTMLQLDMNLAMESVTALKRAIARKYAIPEDKQVLLISGGESLDESERVCKYKNAGVDTNPIFLFSLLNIESMDPPSLSPCSQEMTSSTDIQERVEAAQKLPDAQSTVAVRSSIAQGIVSDSHREVRLCEDLILHQHMQHQGWMAVMANVEDTATSLEKRRDKLAKVYEDYLKHREEYREVVETFDDDIALLHQIPVFTSLLTPEIQESMIGSVIASQPFQGETMTLLEWINSKGSSNSLEQVADSCYRAIETLDSDLLNDLQTHVNGAIEASKNTQMKEIRGLSDRLQGLEQILMEAKKLEKEQEDLAQAFLLNQQRAQGLKDASILPDLCESHRQQLQVMSKHFQQILSRRKRCLKAKVELSNNLHIRMQWVVMIQNQMADVGQKMVMHTEELRRLNRKLEVIEQLHTAPSMYVATAVEVVRRRAFSDRFLARTASLSEKFSSLHQEEVSLRRNFQSKLKKHFLSKMFPGMDDIPPAYATERPRRFDDRLPNITLKDVEKLRNQFPDLAASLNVPDETAFADLLSKSINQTMTQAQGEALSSLQNMPRRILINNSGDINSISVMNKFMTDGSKRRGRLTKGSSRDRPAESDSDTDHFEQPACFTRNGKTYSRADPAKMTRSLPMDESVGAVDGQLPMAASTESMTFEVSKTEDVGASSSSADPSSSSHGHNTSVAPSSSSDTSCLKQVGAISEEVEPHGPPVEAKLAHIEASYARLQKSVLAMVEPSKENVEQLKIELEALRGRILEEKADLDQDFLVFRTSIVDKLEKVEQGTLAELQAQVDAANTNKDEVITALERKLEVEKQKLEDCRREIEIYHEHLDAREREIDDLKADNAEQLEKVHETFEESRKVLRKESEDRVNKLILGHELELDSIRDDPKINEKIHGLQHDIKVLKEDLSTKEDVIVDLKRKTRILENSAEEKFNMEKEKIVQILESGFAQRERLAIEKREAELDVQHDQIMTDLRVKFLQDIEAEVKASNEKAAQDLASKMAELNDAHTRELEELKAEHEEEIQEKIAEEQKRLEQEKEKCLKAQAAKMSAKAKREVDSLRSRFKMIQSSVAIERSPSASESEFSAEFLKKLQTSVGNKTSPRSDVFDKIRSSLVQEFEINLKAERDKWEAKVRQMQSDHEAELQEASKATNGNTDHMAQSQTQFNEAIAKVKAEKDKELEIMAQRMKEVENKLNSTSLNESVSFSNDLEHLAKTKETRPTCAAEKDKVSIVVDLDCKGKIFLIHWSEEYKNYILYTEGPTLTFLHFDWVDKLHLKTNGKQFTKAKVAGIEYCEAKRAGNRFNVPKGTKFYRARCVPVEEGI, encoded by the exons ATGTTGCACGTGTTCCTGGTGGACACGGGCACCATGCTCCAATTGGACATGAACCTGGCCATGGAGAGTGTGACGGCGCTAAAGCGGGCTATTGCCCGTAAGTACGCTATACCAGAGGACAAGCAGGTTCTTTTGATCTCGGGGGGCGAGAGTTTGGACGAGTCCGAGCGGGTTTGCAAATACAAGAATGCGGGGGTGGACACCAATCCGATCTTCCTGTTTTCACTACTTAACATAGAGAGCATGGACCCGCCTAGTTTGAGTCCGTGCTCACAAGAGATGACGTCCTCCACGGATATCCAAGAGCGGGTGGAAGCCGCTCAAAAGTTGCCTGACGCTCAATCCACCGTGGCGGTCAGGTCTTCCATCGCTCAAGGGATTGTGTCCGATTCTCATCGAGAGGTCCGATTGTGCGAGGACTTGATTTTGCATCAACATATGCAACATCAAGGTTGGATGGCGGTCATGGCCAATGTTGAAGACACAGCCACATCTTTAGAGAAAAGGAGGGATAAATTGGCGAAGGTGTATGAGGACTATTTGAAGCACCGAGAGGAGTACCGGGAAGTAGTCGAGACTTTCGATGACGACATCGCCTTATTGCACCAAATCCCAGTGTTCACGTCACTCCTCACTCCCGAGATACAAGAGAGCATGATCGGAAGCGTGATTGCATCACAGCCTTTTCAAGGCGAGACCATGACCTTATTGGAGTGGATCAATTCCAAAGGAAGTAGCAACTCGCTAGAGCAAGTGGCCGACAGTTGTTATCGCGCCATTGAAACGCTGGATTCCGATCTGTTGAACGATCTCCAGACACACGTGAATGGAGCCATCGAGGCCTCGAAGAATACGCAGATGAAGGAAATCCGTGGCTTGAGTGACCGACTTCAAGGCCTTGAGCAGATCTTGATGGAGGCCAAGAAACTGGAGAAGGAGCAAGAAGACCTGGCCCAAGCCTTCCTCTTGAACCAACAGAGAGCTCAGGGCTTGAAAGACGCATCCATCTTGCCCGATCTCTGCGAGAGCCATCGCCAACAACTCCAGGTTATGAGTAAGCATTTCCAGCAAATCCTTTCCAGGCGGAAACGTTGCCTCAAGGCCAAGGTTGAACTTTCCAACAATCTGCATATTCGAATGCAGTGGGTGGTCATGattcaaaatcagatggccGATGTCGGGCAGAAGATGGTCATGCACACTGAAGAGCTCCGAAGACTCAATCGCAAGCTCGAGGTCATAGAACAATTGCACACTGCCCCGTCCATGTATGTGGCCACGGCTGTGGAAGTGGTCCGTCGGAGGGCCTTTTCAGATCGATTTTTGGCCCGCACGGCCAGTCTTTCAGAGAAGTTCTCATCCCTCCATCAGGAAGAAGTCAGTTTGCGGCGAAACTTCCAAAGTAAGCTCAAGAAGCACTTCTTGTCGAAAATGTTCCCAGGAATGGATGATATTCCTCCAGCTTATGCCACCGAACGTCCCCGAAGATTCGATGATCGTCTTCCAAATATCACCCTCAAAGATGTTGAGAAACTACGAAATCAATTCCCCGACTTAGCCGCATCGCTGAACGTGCCTGATGAAACCGCGTTTGCAGATCTTCTCTCCAAATCCATCAATCAAACCATGACTCAGGCCCAGGGGGAGGCATTGTCCAGTCTTCAGAACATGCCGCGACGAATTTTGATCAACAACTCGGGCGATATCAACAGCATAAGTGTCATGAACAAATTCATGACTGATGGTAGCAAACGTAGGGGAAGATTAACCAAAGGGTCCAGCCGTGATCGACCAGCTGAGTCCGACTCGGACACGGATCACTTCGAGCAGCCGGCCTGTTTTACACGCAACGGTAAGACTTACTCACGGGCAGATCCTGCCAAAATGACCAGATCACTGCCCATGGATGAGTCTGTGGGAGCCGTTGATGGCCAGTTACCAATGGCAGCATCGACCGAGTCCATGACGTTCGAGGTTAGTAAAACAGAAGATGTGGGAGCATCTTCCTCCAGCGCCGACCCCTCCAGCTCAAGCCACGGGCATAATACCAGTGTGGCGCCATCAAGTTCCAGTGACACCAGTTGTCTGAAGCAAGTTGGCGCTATATCTGAAGAAGTTGAGCCCCACGGACCTCCGGTCGAAGCAAAATTGGCCCATATCGAAGCTAGCTACGCCAGACTGCAGAAAAGTGTTCTAGCCATGGTCGAACCGTCGAAAGAGAACGtggaacaattgaaaattgagcttGAAGCTTTAAGGGGCAGGATCCTGGAAGAAAAAGCCGATCTGGACCAAGACTTTTTGGTTTTCAGAACATCAATTGTAGATAAACTGGAAAAAGTTGAACAAGGGACACTTGCCGAGCTCCAAGCTCAGGTGGATGCGGCTAACACGAACAAAGATGAGGTGATCACGGCGCTGGAGAGAAAACTTGAGGTGGAAAAGCAGAAGCTTGAAGATTGTCGACGCGAGATCGAAATCTACCATGAACACCTGGACGCCCGCGAACGGGAGATTGACGATCTAAAAGCTGACAATGCCGAGCAGCTCGAGAAAGTCCACGAAACCTTCGAAGAATCACGGAAAGTTTTACGGAAGGAGTCCGAAGACCGTGTTAACAAACTTATTTTGGGACACGAGTTGGAGCTTGACTCGATCCGCGATGATCCCAAGATCAATGAAAAGATACATGGCCTCCAGCACGATATCAAAGTTCTCAAGGAGGACCTATCAACAAAAGAGGACGTAATTGTGGACTTAAAACGCAAGACCCGCATTTTAGAGAACTCAGCTGAGGAAAAGTTCAAcatggagaaggagaaaatcGTGCAGATTCTAGAGTCAGGCTTTGCTCAACGCGAGAGACTTGCCATCGAGAAGCGCGAGGCCGAATTGGATGTTCAACATGATCAGATAATGACGGACTTAAGGGTCAAGTTTCTTCAAGACATTGAAGCCGAGGTCAAGGCTTCCAACGAAAAGGCCGCTCAGGACCTTGCTTCTAAGATGGCCGAATTAAACGACGCTCACACCCGCGAATTAGAGGAACTGAAAGCAGAACACGAAGAGGAGATTCAGGAGAAGATTGCGGAAGAGCAGAAGCGATTGGAgcaagagaaggaaaaatgcTTGAAAGCCCAAGCCGCCAAGATGAGTGCCAAGGCCAAGCGAGAGGTGGATAGCTTGAGGAGTCGATTCAAAATGATCCAATCTTCCGTGGCAATTGAGCGTAGTCCTTCTGCGTCGGAATCTGAATTCTCAGCAGAG tttttgaaaaaacttcAAACGTCGGTCGGTAATAAAACG AGCCCAAGGTCAGATGTGTTCGATAAGATTCGGTCCTCCCTTGTTCAGGAGTTTGAGATTAACCTTAAGGCCGAACGCGACAAATGGGAAGCAAAAGTACGTCAGATGCAATCGGACCATGAGGCCGAATTACAAGAGGCATCCAAAGCCACCAATGGCAACACAGATCACATGGCACAAAGCCAGACTCAATTTAACGAGGCCATTGCAAAAGTCAAGGCCGAAAAGGACAAGGAGCTCGAAATCATGGCGCAGAGAATGAAGGAAGTGGAGAACAAACTCAACTCCACATCCCTTAATGAGAGCGTCTCATTCTCCAATGATTTGGAACATCTTGCCAAAACGAAAGAAACTCGACCCACCTGTGCTGCGGAGAAGGACAAAGTCTCCATTGTGGTGGATCTCGATTGTAAAGGCAAAATCTTCTTAATCCATTGGAGCGAGGAGTACAAGAATTACATCTTGTACACGGAGGGTCCAACCTTGACATTCCTCCATTTTGACTGGGTGGATAAACTCCATTTGAAAACCAATGGGAAGCAATTCACCAAAGCGAAAGTGGCGGGCATCGAGTATTGTGAGGCGAAACGTGCCGGTAATCGCTTCAATGTTCCCAAGGGAACCAAGTTCTATCGTGCTAGGTGTGTCCCCGTTGAAGAGGGGATTTAA
- the LOC131892785 gene encoding RB1-inducible coiled-coil protein 1-like isoform X2 yields MLHVFLVDTGTMLQLDMNLAMESVTALKRAIARKYAIPEDKQVLLISGGESLDESERVCKYKNAGVDTNPIFLFSLLNIESMDPPSLSPCSQEMTSSTDIQERVEAAQKLPDAQSTVAVRSSIAQGIVSDSHREVRLCEDLILHQHMQHQGWMAVMANVEDTATSLEKRRDKLAKVYEDYLKHREEYREVVETFDDDIALLHQIPVFTSLLTPEIQESMIGSVIASQPFQGETMTLLEWINSKGSSNSLEQVADSCYRAIETLDSDLLNDLQTHVNGAIEASKNTQMKEIRGLSDRLQGLEQILMEAKKLEKEQEDLAQAFLLNQQRAQGLKDASILPDLCESHRQQLQVMSKHFQQILSRRKRCLKAKVELSNNLHIRMQWVVMIQNQMADVGQKMVMHTEELRRLNRKLEVIEQLHTAPSMYVATAVEVVRRRAFSDRFLARTASLSEKFSSLHQEEVSLRRNFQSKLKKHFLSKMFPGMDDIPPAYATERPRRFDDRLPNITLKDVEKLRNQFPDLAASLNVPDETAFADLLSKSINQTMTQAQGEALSSLQNMPRRILINNSGDINSISVMNKFMTDGSKRRGRLTKGSSRDRPAESDSDTDHFEQPACFTRNGKTYSRADPAKMTRSLPMDESVGAVDGQLPMAASTESMTFEVSKTEDVGASSSSADPSSSSHGHNTSVAPSSSSDTSCLKQVGAISEEVEPHGPPVEAKLAHIEASYARLQKSVLAMVEPSKENVEQLKIELEALRGRILEEKADLDQDFLVFRTSIVDKLEKVEQGTLAELQAQVDAANTNKDEVITALERKLEVEKQKLEDCRREIEIYHEHLDAREREIDDLKADNAEQLEKVHETFEESRKVLRKESEDRVNKLILGHELELDSIRDDPKINEKIHGLQHDIKVLKEDLSTKEDVIVDLKRKTRILENSAEEKFNMEKEKIVQILESGFAQRERLAIEKREAELDVQHDQIMTDLRVKFLQDIEAEVKASNEKAAQDLASKMAELNDAHTRELEELKAEHEEEIQEKIAEEQKRLEQEKEKCLKAQAAKMSAKAKREVDSLRSRFKMIQSSVAIERSPSASESEFSAESPRSDVFDKIRSSLVQEFEINLKAERDKWEAKVRQMQSDHEAELQEASKATNGNTDHMAQSQTQFNEAIAKVKAEKDKELEIMAQRMKEVENKLNSTSLNESVSFSNDLEHLAKTKETRPTCAAEKDKVSIVVDLDCKGKIFLIHWSEEYKNYILYTEGPTLTFLHFDWVDKLHLKTNGKQFTKAKVAGIEYCEAKRAGNRFNVPKGTKFYRARCVPVEEGI; encoded by the exons ATGTTGCACGTGTTCCTGGTGGACACGGGCACCATGCTCCAATTGGACATGAACCTGGCCATGGAGAGTGTGACGGCGCTAAAGCGGGCTATTGCCCGTAAGTACGCTATACCAGAGGACAAGCAGGTTCTTTTGATCTCGGGGGGCGAGAGTTTGGACGAGTCCGAGCGGGTTTGCAAATACAAGAATGCGGGGGTGGACACCAATCCGATCTTCCTGTTTTCACTACTTAACATAGAGAGCATGGACCCGCCTAGTTTGAGTCCGTGCTCACAAGAGATGACGTCCTCCACGGATATCCAAGAGCGGGTGGAAGCCGCTCAAAAGTTGCCTGACGCTCAATCCACCGTGGCGGTCAGGTCTTCCATCGCTCAAGGGATTGTGTCCGATTCTCATCGAGAGGTCCGATTGTGCGAGGACTTGATTTTGCATCAACATATGCAACATCAAGGTTGGATGGCGGTCATGGCCAATGTTGAAGACACAGCCACATCTTTAGAGAAAAGGAGGGATAAATTGGCGAAGGTGTATGAGGACTATTTGAAGCACCGAGAGGAGTACCGGGAAGTAGTCGAGACTTTCGATGACGACATCGCCTTATTGCACCAAATCCCAGTGTTCACGTCACTCCTCACTCCCGAGATACAAGAGAGCATGATCGGAAGCGTGATTGCATCACAGCCTTTTCAAGGCGAGACCATGACCTTATTGGAGTGGATCAATTCCAAAGGAAGTAGCAACTCGCTAGAGCAAGTGGCCGACAGTTGTTATCGCGCCATTGAAACGCTGGATTCCGATCTGTTGAACGATCTCCAGACACACGTGAATGGAGCCATCGAGGCCTCGAAGAATACGCAGATGAAGGAAATCCGTGGCTTGAGTGACCGACTTCAAGGCCTTGAGCAGATCTTGATGGAGGCCAAGAAACTGGAGAAGGAGCAAGAAGACCTGGCCCAAGCCTTCCTCTTGAACCAACAGAGAGCTCAGGGCTTGAAAGACGCATCCATCTTGCCCGATCTCTGCGAGAGCCATCGCCAACAACTCCAGGTTATGAGTAAGCATTTCCAGCAAATCCTTTCCAGGCGGAAACGTTGCCTCAAGGCCAAGGTTGAACTTTCCAACAATCTGCATATTCGAATGCAGTGGGTGGTCATGattcaaaatcagatggccGATGTCGGGCAGAAGATGGTCATGCACACTGAAGAGCTCCGAAGACTCAATCGCAAGCTCGAGGTCATAGAACAATTGCACACTGCCCCGTCCATGTATGTGGCCACGGCTGTGGAAGTGGTCCGTCGGAGGGCCTTTTCAGATCGATTTTTGGCCCGCACGGCCAGTCTTTCAGAGAAGTTCTCATCCCTCCATCAGGAAGAAGTCAGTTTGCGGCGAAACTTCCAAAGTAAGCTCAAGAAGCACTTCTTGTCGAAAATGTTCCCAGGAATGGATGATATTCCTCCAGCTTATGCCACCGAACGTCCCCGAAGATTCGATGATCGTCTTCCAAATATCACCCTCAAAGATGTTGAGAAACTACGAAATCAATTCCCCGACTTAGCCGCATCGCTGAACGTGCCTGATGAAACCGCGTTTGCAGATCTTCTCTCCAAATCCATCAATCAAACCATGACTCAGGCCCAGGGGGAGGCATTGTCCAGTCTTCAGAACATGCCGCGACGAATTTTGATCAACAACTCGGGCGATATCAACAGCATAAGTGTCATGAACAAATTCATGACTGATGGTAGCAAACGTAGGGGAAGATTAACCAAAGGGTCCAGCCGTGATCGACCAGCTGAGTCCGACTCGGACACGGATCACTTCGAGCAGCCGGCCTGTTTTACACGCAACGGTAAGACTTACTCACGGGCAGATCCTGCCAAAATGACCAGATCACTGCCCATGGATGAGTCTGTGGGAGCCGTTGATGGCCAGTTACCAATGGCAGCATCGACCGAGTCCATGACGTTCGAGGTTAGTAAAACAGAAGATGTGGGAGCATCTTCCTCCAGCGCCGACCCCTCCAGCTCAAGCCACGGGCATAATACCAGTGTGGCGCCATCAAGTTCCAGTGACACCAGTTGTCTGAAGCAAGTTGGCGCTATATCTGAAGAAGTTGAGCCCCACGGACCTCCGGTCGAAGCAAAATTGGCCCATATCGAAGCTAGCTACGCCAGACTGCAGAAAAGTGTTCTAGCCATGGTCGAACCGTCGAAAGAGAACGtggaacaattgaaaattgagcttGAAGCTTTAAGGGGCAGGATCCTGGAAGAAAAAGCCGATCTGGACCAAGACTTTTTGGTTTTCAGAACATCAATTGTAGATAAACTGGAAAAAGTTGAACAAGGGACACTTGCCGAGCTCCAAGCTCAGGTGGATGCGGCTAACACGAACAAAGATGAGGTGATCACGGCGCTGGAGAGAAAACTTGAGGTGGAAAAGCAGAAGCTTGAAGATTGTCGACGCGAGATCGAAATCTACCATGAACACCTGGACGCCCGCGAACGGGAGATTGACGATCTAAAAGCTGACAATGCCGAGCAGCTCGAGAAAGTCCACGAAACCTTCGAAGAATCACGGAAAGTTTTACGGAAGGAGTCCGAAGACCGTGTTAACAAACTTATTTTGGGACACGAGTTGGAGCTTGACTCGATCCGCGATGATCCCAAGATCAATGAAAAGATACATGGCCTCCAGCACGATATCAAAGTTCTCAAGGAGGACCTATCAACAAAAGAGGACGTAATTGTGGACTTAAAACGCAAGACCCGCATTTTAGAGAACTCAGCTGAGGAAAAGTTCAAcatggagaaggagaaaatcGTGCAGATTCTAGAGTCAGGCTTTGCTCAACGCGAGAGACTTGCCATCGAGAAGCGCGAGGCCGAATTGGATGTTCAACATGATCAGATAATGACGGACTTAAGGGTCAAGTTTCTTCAAGACATTGAAGCCGAGGTCAAGGCTTCCAACGAAAAGGCCGCTCAGGACCTTGCTTCTAAGATGGCCGAATTAAACGACGCTCACACCCGCGAATTAGAGGAACTGAAAGCAGAACACGAAGAGGAGATTCAGGAGAAGATTGCGGAAGAGCAGAAGCGATTGGAgcaagagaaggaaaaatgcTTGAAAGCCCAAGCCGCCAAGATGAGTGCCAAGGCCAAGCGAGAGGTGGATAGCTTGAGGAGTCGATTCAAAATGATCCAATCTTCCGTGGCAATTGAGCGTAGTCCTTCTGCGTCGGAATCTGAATTCTCAGCAGAG AGCCCAAGGTCAGATGTGTTCGATAAGATTCGGTCCTCCCTTGTTCAGGAGTTTGAGATTAACCTTAAGGCCGAACGCGACAAATGGGAAGCAAAAGTACGTCAGATGCAATCGGACCATGAGGCCGAATTACAAGAGGCATCCAAAGCCACCAATGGCAACACAGATCACATGGCACAAAGCCAGACTCAATTTAACGAGGCCATTGCAAAAGTCAAGGCCGAAAAGGACAAGGAGCTCGAAATCATGGCGCAGAGAATGAAGGAAGTGGAGAACAAACTCAACTCCACATCCCTTAATGAGAGCGTCTCATTCTCCAATGATTTGGAACATCTTGCCAAAACGAAAGAAACTCGACCCACCTGTGCTGCGGAGAAGGACAAAGTCTCCATTGTGGTGGATCTCGATTGTAAAGGCAAAATCTTCTTAATCCATTGGAGCGAGGAGTACAAGAATTACATCTTGTACACGGAGGGTCCAACCTTGACATTCCTCCATTTTGACTGGGTGGATAAACTCCATTTGAAAACCAATGGGAAGCAATTCACCAAAGCGAAAGTGGCGGGCATCGAGTATTGTGAGGCGAAACGTGCCGGTAATCGCTTCAATGTTCCCAAGGGAACCAAGTTCTATCGTGCTAGGTGTGTCCCCGTTGAAGAGGGGATTTAA